The following proteins are co-located in the Nocardia bhagyanarayanae genome:
- a CDS encoding AMP-binding protein has protein sequence MKDGRTARHGDIASMLLDRLGDDRLGLRTRTRDWTWDAVVRESAARAALARELRRDGPFHIGVLLDNVPDFSFWLGAAALAGATVAGINPTRGTAQLEADIRHVDCQLIVTDTAGMGRLRGLDLGLEDDRFLIVDDPAYAELVAKYRAEPVVAHAGGELLLLLLFTSGTTGQSKAVKCSQRRLAAIAYAATDKFGHVRADVDYCCMPLFHGNAIMALWAPALANGATICLTPKFSASGFLSDVRYFGATFFTYVGKALGYLLATPETPEDSDNRLVRGFGTEASVDDQAEFQRRFGAKLFEGYGSSEGSGLVANDPAAPARALGRPAHPGVAVVDPETLRDCATAVLDEHGRVLNADEAIGEMVDKAGTLVFEGYYKNDVADAERLRNGWYWTGDLGYLDADGFLYFAGRKGDWIRIDSENISALSIERVLRRHPAVLASAVFAVPDPRAGDQVMAAVEVADPAAFDVRDLTEFLGSQDDLGSKDMPGLLRVSACLPVTGSNKVLKRELQREAWRTADPVYRRTGRENAQYLLMSTADKAELETEFARYGRGHLL, from the coding sequence ATGAAGGACGGGCGCACGGCACGGCACGGGGACATCGCGTCGATGTTGCTGGACCGGCTCGGTGACGATCGGCTCGGGCTGCGCACGCGCACCCGCGACTGGACGTGGGACGCGGTGGTGCGGGAATCGGCCGCACGCGCGGCGCTGGCCCGGGAGTTGCGGCGCGACGGGCCTTTTCATATCGGCGTGCTGCTGGACAACGTACCCGACTTCAGCTTCTGGCTGGGCGCTGCCGCGCTGGCGGGCGCCACCGTCGCCGGGATCAATCCGACCCGCGGCACCGCTCAGCTCGAAGCCGACATCCGGCACGTGGACTGTCAGCTGATCGTCACCGATACGGCGGGGATGGGTCGCCTGCGCGGTCTCGATCTGGGGCTGGAAGACGACCGGTTCCTGATCGTCGACGATCCCGCCTACGCGGAGCTGGTGGCGAAATACCGCGCCGAGCCGGTGGTGGCGCACGCGGGCGGGGAGTTGCTGCTGCTGTTGCTGTTCACTTCCGGGACCACGGGGCAGTCCAAGGCCGTCAAATGCAGCCAGCGGCGCTTGGCGGCGATCGCGTACGCGGCCACCGACAAGTTCGGCCATGTCCGCGCGGACGTGGACTACTGCTGCATGCCCCTGTTCCATGGCAACGCCATCATGGCGCTGTGGGCTCCGGCGCTGGCCAACGGCGCGACGATATGCCTGACACCGAAATTCTCCGCGTCGGGCTTCCTTTCGGATGTCCGGTATTTCGGCGCGACCTTCTTCACCTATGTCGGCAAGGCGCTGGGATATCTACTGGCGACCCCCGAGACTCCCGAGGATTCCGACAATCGTCTCGTGCGGGGCTTCGGCACCGAGGCGTCGGTGGACGACCAGGCGGAGTTCCAGCGCCGCTTCGGCGCGAAACTGTTCGAAGGATACGGTTCCAGCGAGGGCTCGGGCCTGGTCGCGAACGACCCGGCCGCACCGGCGCGGGCCCTTGGCCGACCCGCCCATCCCGGGGTCGCGGTGGTCGATCCGGAAACCCTGCGGGACTGCGCGACCGCCGTCTTGGACGAACACGGCCGCGTACTGAACGCGGACGAGGCCATCGGTGAAATGGTCGACAAAGCGGGCACTTTGGTCTTCGAGGGCTACTACAAGAATGACGTCGCCGATGCCGAACGTCTGCGCAACGGCTGGTATTGGACCGGCGATCTCGGCTACCTCGACGCGGACGGCTTCCTGTATTTCGCTGGGCGCAAGGGAGATTGGATTCGGATCGACTCCGAGAACATTTCGGCGCTGTCGATCGAGCGGGTGCTGCGCCGTCATCCCGCTGTCCTCGCGTCGGCCGTATTCGCCGTTCCCGACCCGCGCGCAGGCGATCAGGTGATGGCAGCCGTAGAGGTCGCCGACCCGGCCGCGTTCGATGTACGGGATCTCACCGAATTCCTCGGTAGCCAAGACGATCTCGGCAGCAAGGATATGCCGGGGTTGCTACGAGTATCCGCCTGTCTGCCGGTGACCGGTTCCAACAAGGTGCTCAAGCGCGAGCTGCAACGCGAAGCGTGGCGCACCGCGGACCCGGTGTACCGACGGACTGGACGAGAGAACGCGCAGTACTTGCTCATGTCTACGGCGGACAAAGCCGAGCTGGAGACGGAATTCGCCCGATACGGACGTGGGCATTTGCTGTAG
- a CDS encoding histone deacetylase gives MTCLVWYAAYGSNMHHRRLHCYLEGGRPEGGAIELPGCRDHSAPRRSRPLMLPGLLYFATESLTWTGGRGFYAPDAAGETAARAYLLTAAQFSDIVAQEMYRPPGEDLDLTEVLATGRTALGPGRYETLVRAGTLDGHPILTCTAPWRHTDLPGNPPSPAYLRHLAAGITESHGWPLPRTAAYLATRPGADLHWTPTSVTNLLRTTDPPPVPAE, from the coding sequence GTGACGTGCCTCGTGTGGTACGCCGCCTACGGCTCCAACATGCATCACCGCCGCCTGCACTGCTATCTGGAGGGCGGCCGACCCGAAGGCGGCGCGATCGAACTTCCCGGGTGCCGCGACCATTCCGCGCCGCGGCGATCCCGGCCGCTCATGCTGCCCGGTCTGCTCTACTTCGCCACCGAATCGCTCACCTGGACGGGCGGCCGCGGCTTCTACGCGCCGGACGCCGCGGGCGAGACCGCCGCCCGCGCCTATCTGCTGACGGCCGCGCAGTTCTCCGACATCGTCGCCCAGGAGATGTACCGCCCGCCGGGCGAGGACCTGGACCTCACCGAGGTGCTCGCCACCGGCCGCACCGCGCTCGGCCCCGGCCGCTACGAAACCCTCGTCCGCGCGGGCACTCTCGACGGCCATCCCATCCTCACCTGCACCGCCCCCTGGCGCCACACCGACCTCCCCGGCAACCCGCCCTCCCCCGCGTACCTGCGCCATTTGGCCGCGGGCATCACCGAATCACACGGCTGGCCGCTCCCCCGCACCGCCGCCTACCTGGCGACCCGCCCCGGCGCCGACCTGCACTGGACGCCCACCTCCGTCACCAACCTCCTCCGCACCACCGATCCCCCACCGGTGCCCGCCGAATGA
- a CDS encoding YeiH family protein → MCCSLRLLPGLALVAGLATVATLIGRAVPVVGAPVFALGAGALVGLAYRRSVDEDGVFGPGLEVTRQRVLGLAIVLLGLGLPFGAVLSVGRQTAVVLVGTVIAGAVAAVVVGRLLALDRESATLVAVGSTICGASAIAAATAVIKPDRERVAYALGTIFVFNVLAVLAFPPLGRLLGMSEEAFGLWAGTAINDTSSVLAAGAIFGPAAAQFAVIVKLVRSLLIVPMCVGLHLGQRGGRGTGGGRYGGGPRDSQSDGGQRSAGAEDRRAAWRVIPLFVVLFVAASVIAGFGLVPESWSGPLGAVSAWLIAAVLAAIGTSLSWQRVRVAGVRPLVFGGAIGLVLALSCLAIQQVTGWL, encoded by the coding sequence GTGTGCTGCTCACTTCGCCTTCTGCCAGGGCTCGCGCTGGTCGCGGGGCTCGCCACCGTCGCGACGCTGATCGGCCGGGCGGTGCCGGTCGTCGGCGCACCGGTGTTCGCGCTCGGCGCGGGTGCGCTGGTCGGGCTCGCGTACCGGCGATCGGTCGATGAGGACGGGGTGTTCGGCCCCGGGCTCGAGGTGACGAGGCAGCGTGTGCTCGGGCTCGCCATCGTGCTGCTCGGCTTGGGGCTGCCGTTCGGCGCGGTGCTGAGCGTGGGGCGGCAGACGGCGGTGGTGTTGGTCGGCACGGTGATCGCGGGCGCGGTCGCCGCGGTCGTGGTCGGTCGGTTGCTCGCGCTCGATCGGGAATCGGCGACGCTCGTCGCGGTGGGGTCGACGATCTGCGGCGCGTCGGCGATCGCGGCGGCGACCGCGGTCATCAAGCCGGACCGGGAGCGGGTCGCCTACGCGCTCGGCACCATCTTCGTCTTCAATGTCCTTGCGGTGCTGGCCTTTCCACCGCTCGGCCGATTGCTCGGCATGTCCGAGGAGGCGTTCGGGCTGTGGGCGGGCACGGCGATCAACGACACCTCCTCGGTGCTGGCGGCGGGTGCGATCTTCGGGCCCGCGGCGGCGCAGTTCGCGGTGATCGTGAAATTGGTGCGCAGTCTGCTGATCGTGCCGATGTGTGTTGGTCTGCATCTGGGGCAGCGCGGCGGTCGGGGGACCGGCGGCGGGCGATATGGCGGCGGGCCGCGCGACAGCCAATCCGACGGTGGGCAACGGAGTGCCGGTGCCGAGGACCGCCGCGCGGCCTGGCGGGTGATCCCGCTGTTCGTGGTGCTCTTCGTGGCGGCCTCGGTGATCGCCGGGTTCGGGTTGGTTCCCGAATCGTGGTCCGGGCCGCTCGGCGCGGTGAGCGCGTGGTTGATAGCGGCGGTGCTGGCGGCGATCGGGACATCACTGTCGTGGCAAAGGGTGCGCGTGGCCGGCGTTCGTCCGCTGGTCTTCGGCGGTGCGATCGGCCTGGTGCTCGCGTTGTCCTGCTTGGCCATACAGCAAGTCACCGGATGGCTGTGA
- a CDS encoding LysR substrate-binding domain-containing protein has translation MTLPPGTPDLDVLDLLVSVAELGSLGAAARRHGISQPAASMRISALERRLHLRLLDRGPTGSALTDAGRAVVDHARPVLEAARSFGVAVSALRAGSVPRLRVAASKTIADHRIPQWLQALRGVHPEVAVALEVANSSQVLELVRREAADIGFVEGPHPPTDLGSRVLGADELVVVVAPTHPWARRRRPVSLRELAATPLLWREPGSGTRDAVWEVLSGHGEPARPAAELGSAATILAAAATALAPAVLSRLIAAPELERGSLVAVPLTDATALTRQFRAVWRLRFPPAGPAKLLAEIAERTESFD, from the coding sequence ATGACGCTGCCTCCGGGAACGCCCGATCTGGACGTCCTCGATCTGCTCGTCTCGGTCGCCGAACTCGGCAGCCTCGGCGCGGCCGCCCGCCGCCACGGCATCAGCCAGCCCGCCGCCAGCATGCGCATCAGCGCGCTGGAACGCAGGCTGCACCTGCGGCTGCTCGACCGCGGGCCGACCGGCTCCGCGCTGACCGACGCGGGCCGCGCCGTCGTCGACCATGCGCGCCCGGTGCTCGAGGCGGCCCGCTCCTTCGGTGTCGCGGTGTCCGCTCTCCGTGCGGGCAGCGTCCCACGGTTGCGCGTCGCCGCCTCCAAAACCATTGCCGACCACCGCATTCCGCAGTGGTTGCAGGCGCTGCGCGGTGTTCATCCCGAAGTGGCGGTCGCCTTGGAGGTGGCCAACAGCAGCCAAGTGCTGGAGCTGGTCCGCCGCGAGGCCGCCGACATCGGATTCGTCGAGGGTCCGCATCCGCCCACCGACCTCGGCAGCCGGGTGCTCGGCGCGGACGAACTCGTAGTCGTGGTGGCGCCCACGCATCCCTGGGCGCGCCGCCGCCGGCCGGTGTCGCTGCGCGAACTCGCCGCGACCCCGCTGCTGTGGCGGGAGCCGGGTTCGGGAACCCGCGACGCCGTCTGGGAGGTGCTCAGCGGCCACGGCGAGCCCGCCAGACCCGCCGCGGAACTGGGCTCGGCCGCGACGATTCTCGCCGCCGCGGCGACGGCGCTGGCGCCCGCGGTGCTCAGCCGATTGATCGCCGCGCCCGAGCTCGAACGCGGGTCGCTCGTCGCGGTACCTCTGACCGACGCCACCGCGCTGACCAGGCAATTTCGCGCGGTCTGGCGCTTGCGTTTCCCGCCCGCCGGTCCGGCGAAGCTGCTGGCCGAGATCGCCGAACGCACGGAATCGTTCGACTGA
- a CDS encoding class I SAM-dependent methyltransferase, whose product MGADVELDGIPLTMLWTLHNRASESKRPDAILRDPDCERIYDAIAFDYERTFGKPDGTHAVRSKKFDAVLRPWLAAHPGGTVVELAAGLETQFQRCDDGQVRWLCVDVPDAIAVRERFLPPSERCRHLPVSALDTAWLDQVDPSRGVFVTAQGLFMYFEPDQVRQLCSAILDRFPGVQLMFDTIPPWFSRKTVRGFRKTPHYEAPPMPWGVRRSDIADLVRSWSPKVTDVTVSSYSPSHGPLPATLPLFERLPVLRDIPPAIAHVRTAS is encoded by the coding sequence ATGGGCGCCGACGTCGAACTCGACGGGATCCCGCTGACCATGCTGTGGACCCTGCACAATCGAGCCTCCGAGTCCAAACGGCCCGACGCGATCCTGCGTGACCCCGACTGCGAGCGGATCTACGACGCGATCGCCTTCGACTACGAGCGGACCTTCGGCAAGCCGGACGGCACCCACGCGGTGCGTTCCAAGAAATTCGACGCGGTGCTGCGGCCCTGGCTCGCGGCGCACCCCGGCGGCACGGTGGTGGAACTCGCGGCCGGACTCGAGACGCAATTCCAGCGCTGTGACGACGGGCAGGTGCGGTGGCTGTGCGTGGATGTGCCGGACGCGATCGCGGTGCGCGAACGATTTTTACCCCCGAGCGAGCGGTGTAGGCATCTGCCCGTGAGCGCGCTCGACACCGCCTGGCTGGACCAGGTGGACCCGTCGCGCGGCGTATTCGTCACGGCGCAAGGGCTTTTCATGTACTTCGAGCCGGACCAGGTGCGGCAGCTGTGCTCGGCGATCCTGGACCGATTCCCCGGCGTGCAGCTGATGTTCGACACCATCCCGCCCTGGTTCTCCCGCAAGACGGTGCGCGGCTTCCGCAAGACCCCGCACTACGAGGCGCCGCCGATGCCGTGGGGCGTCCGGCGCAGCGACATCGCGGACCTGGTGCGCTCGTGGAGTCCGAAGGTCACCGACGTGACGGTCTCGTCGTACAGCCCCTCGCACGGGCCGCTGCCCGCCACGCTGCCGCTGTTCGAGCGGCTGCCGGTCTTACGCGACATCCCGCCCGCCATCGCACACGTGCGCACCGCCTCGTGA
- a CDS encoding SDR family oxidoreductase: MTAFTGKVVLITGGARGIGAEVARRLHARGAHLILVDVDPPPLRELAAELGGDEHVVAVPADVRDLAAMEAAVARGIERFGGIDIVVANAGIASYGSVLAVDPAAFRRVIDVNLVGCFHTVRAALPSVVERRGYVLIVSSLAAYLAMPGMAPYDAAKAGIEHFANALRLEVAHRGVDVGSAHMSWIDTPLVRESFADLPAVARGLAALPGPIRKTTSVQECAARFERGIARRARRINVPAWVGMLRWLRPLLQTRLVERSSAKTTPDWLPEVDAEVAGLGRSLSARTQALGED; the protein is encoded by the coding sequence ATGACCGCCTTCACCGGCAAGGTCGTACTCATCACCGGCGGCGCCCGCGGCATCGGCGCGGAAGTCGCCCGGCGGCTGCACGCGCGCGGTGCGCACCTGATACTCGTCGACGTCGATCCGCCCCCGCTGCGCGAACTCGCGGCGGAACTGGGCGGCGACGAGCATGTCGTGGCGGTCCCCGCCGACGTCCGCGACCTCGCCGCGATGGAGGCCGCGGTCGCGCGCGGAATCGAGCGATTCGGCGGCATCGATATCGTGGTGGCCAACGCGGGCATCGCCAGCTACGGGTCGGTCCTGGCCGTGGATCCCGCCGCCTTTCGGCGGGTGATCGACGTCAACCTCGTCGGTTGTTTCCACACGGTGCGCGCCGCCCTGCCGTCGGTCGTCGAGCGGCGCGGGTACGTGCTGATCGTCTCGTCCCTCGCGGCCTACCTGGCGATGCCGGGGATGGCGCCCTACGACGCCGCCAAGGCCGGGATCGAGCACTTCGCGAACGCGTTGCGGCTCGAGGTCGCGCACCGCGGCGTCGATGTCGGGTCCGCGCACATGTCGTGGATCGATACCCCGCTCGTGCGGGAGAGCTTCGCCGACCTGCCCGCGGTCGCGCGAGGTCTCGCCGCGCTTCCGGGCCCGATTCGCAAGACGACCTCGGTGCAGGAGTGTGCCGCCAGGTTCGAGCGGGGCATCGCGCGGCGCGCCAGACGCATCAACGTCCCCGCCTGGGTCGGCATGCTGCGCTGGCTGCGGCCGCTGCTGCAAACGCGGCTCGTCGAGCGCTCGAGCGCCAAGACCACTCCGGACTGGCTGCCGGAGGTCGATGCCGAGGTGGCCGGGCTCGGGCGTTCGCTCAGCGCACGGACTCAGGCGCTCGGCGAGGACTAG
- a CDS encoding helix-turn-helix transcriptional regulator, with protein MSIGRRDRLPGNRIRADVAGAVRDELVRDPAAIPDLPQVAAALFLSCRTLSRRLNAEGTSFRALVDEVRRARSEQLLGHTRLTTEQVATRLGYAESASFIRAFRRWNGCPPQEFRSRGGHSA; from the coding sequence GTGTCCATCGGACGCCGTGATCGACTGCCGGGCAACAGGATTCGCGCGGACGTCGCGGGCGCGGTGCGCGACGAGCTGGTCCGGGACCCGGCCGCGATCCCGGACCTGCCGCAGGTAGCGGCAGCGCTGTTCCTCAGTTGCCGCACGCTCTCCCGGCGGCTCAACGCGGAGGGGACCTCGTTTCGTGCGCTGGTGGACGAGGTGCGCCGGGCGCGGTCCGAACAGTTGCTCGGCCACACGCGCCTGACCACCGAGCAGGTCGCCACCAGGCTGGGCTACGCCGAATCGGCCTCGTTCATCCGCGCCTTCCGGCGCTGGAACGGGTGCCCGCCGCAGGAATTTCGTTCCCGCGGCGGGCATTCCGCCTGA
- the lexA gene encoding transcriptional repressor LexA encodes MTGADLTVRQRKVLEVIRTSVSERGYPPSIREIGDAVGLTSTSSVAHQLRALERKGYLRRDPNRPRAVDVRGLDEAVRAVTSLPGAAIEDAEAAAIDPSRPTPTFVPVLGRIAAGGPILAEQAVEDVFPLPRELVGDGSLFLLKVVGQSMVDAAICDGDWVVVRQQNVADNGDIVAAMIEGEATVKTFKRSGKDVWLMPHNPLFEPIPGNDARILGKVVTVIRKI; translated from the coding sequence CTGACCGGGGCAGATCTCACCGTGCGTCAGCGCAAGGTGCTGGAGGTCATCCGGACCTCGGTGAGCGAGCGCGGCTACCCGCCGAGCATCCGCGAGATCGGCGACGCGGTCGGACTGACCTCCACCTCGTCGGTCGCCCACCAGCTTCGGGCCCTGGAACGTAAGGGCTATTTACGCCGCGACCCCAACCGCCCACGCGCGGTCGACGTCCGCGGGCTCGACGAGGCGGTGCGCGCGGTGACCAGCCTGCCCGGCGCCGCGATCGAGGACGCCGAGGCCGCCGCGATCGATCCGAGCCGTCCGACCCCGACCTTCGTCCCGGTGCTGGGCCGGATCGCCGCCGGTGGGCCGATCCTCGCCGAGCAGGCCGTGGAGGACGTGTTCCCGCTGCCGCGCGAATTGGTCGGCGACGGTTCGCTGTTCCTGCTGAAGGTCGTCGGCCAGTCGATGGTCGACGCCGCCATCTGCGACGGCGACTGGGTGGTCGTTCGCCAGCAGAACGTCGCCGACAACGGCGACATCGTGGCCGCGATGATCGAGGGCGAGGCCACGGTGAAGACCTTCAAGCGCAGCGGCAAGGACGTCTGGCTGATGCCGCACAACCCGCTGTTCGAGCCGATTCCGGGTAACGACGCCCGCATCCTCGGCAAGGTCGTGACGGTTATCCGCAAGATCTGA
- the nrdR gene encoding transcriptional regulator NrdR, with amino-acid sequence MHCPYCRHPDSRVVDSREAEEGAAIRRRRSCPNCGRRFTTVETAILSVVKRSGVTEPFSREKVIRGVRRACQGREVDDDALNLLAQQVEDAVRATGSPEVPSHEVGLAILGPLRDLDEVAYLRFASVYRSFTSAEDFEREIREMREARAAAGVAAD; translated from the coding sequence ATGCATTGCCCGTACTGCCGACACCCTGACTCACGGGTGGTCGACTCGCGCGAGGCCGAGGAAGGCGCGGCCATCCGCCGTCGACGTTCCTGCCCGAACTGTGGGCGGCGTTTCACCACGGTCGAGACCGCCATCCTGTCCGTGGTCAAGCGCAGCGGCGTCACCGAACCGTTCAGCCGGGAGAAGGTCATCCGCGGCGTGCGGCGGGCATGCCAAGGCCGCGAGGTCGACGACGACGCCCTGAACCTGCTGGCCCAGCAGGTCGAGGACGCCGTGCGCGCGACGGGTTCGCCCGAGGTGCCCAGCCACGAGGTCGGCCTGGCGATCCTCGGCCCGCTGCGCGACCTCGACGAGGTCGCCTATCTGCGCTTCGCCTCGGTCTACCGGTCCTTCACCTCCGCCGAGGACTTCGAACGCGAGATCCGGGAGATGCGCGAGGCGCGCGCCGCGGCGGGCGTCGCCGCCGACTGA